A genomic region of Serinus canaria isolate serCan28SL12 chromosome 1A, serCan2020, whole genome shotgun sequence contains the following coding sequences:
- the CCDC71L gene encoding coiled-coil domain-containing protein 71L gives MTRSRKQAALERGAGKMNTEPGSAAAAAAGARAATAAGAGAAGGEPAAAAWGLEGEAEKVVYSRSQVSFAGTKALGDALRLFMPKSTEFMSSDSELWNFLCSLKHEFSPVILRSKDVYGYSSCRAVVPDPPPPSERPRRRAGKRRLPAADAKRRAGAAGGSAKRRRRRRRRRRERGRQRPAAGGPRAQEEEAAAEAPEPPGQQADSEQGSPAAAAWEPFSGKSLEEIWKAATPRLTTFPTIRVRGSMWSRRSLAAARRRAQRILGVDLSPVVRVRRFPVAPS, from the coding sequence ATGACCCGCAGTAGGAAGCAGGCGGCGCTGGAGAGAGGAGCCGGGAAGATGAACACAGAGCCGGGGAGcgccgcggcggcggccgcgggagCCCGGGCGGCGAcggcagcaggggcaggagcagccggCGGCGAACCGGCGGCCGCCGcctgggggctggagggggaggCGGAGAAAGTTGTGTACTCGCGCTCGCAGGTCTCCTTCGCCGGCACCAAGGCGCTGGGCGACGCCCTCAGGCTCTTCATGCCCAAGTCCACGGAGTTCATGAGCTCCGACTCGGAGCTGTGGAacttcctctgcagcctcaaGCACGAGTTCTCCCCGGTCATCCTCCGCAGTAAGGACGTCTACGGATACTCGTCCTGCCGCGCCGTCGTCCCCGACCCGCCGCCGCCCTcggagcggccccgccgccgcgccggCAAGCGGCGCCTCCCGGCCGCCGACGCCAagcgccgggccggggcggcgggcggcagCGCCAAGCGGCGGCGTCGACGGCGGCGCCGCAGGAGGGAGCGGGGCAGGCAGCGGCCCGCGGCCGGTGGTCCCCGCgcccaggaggaggaggcggcggcggaggcGCCTGAGCCGCCGGGCCAGCAGGCGGACAGCGAGCAGGGCAGCCCGGCGGCGGCCGCCTGGGAGCCGTTCAGCGGCAAGTCGCTGGAGGAGATCTGGAAGGCGGCCACCCCTCGCCTCACCACGTTCCCCACCATCCGTGTGCGGGGCAGCATGTGGAGCCGGCGGAGTctggcggcggcgcggcggcgggcgcAGCGGATCCTCGGCGTGGACCTGTCCCCCGTGGTGCGGGTGCGCCGCTTCCCCGTGGCACCGTCCTGA